Proteins encoded in a region of the Brevundimonas vesicularis genome:
- a CDS encoding cysteine hydrolase family protein codes for MTRGLKTRIPETAAHLCIDMQRMFVEGTEWHTPWAAKTLPAIEALCSARPERLWFTRFIPAATPDEAGGAWRDYWRRWSTMTKNALDPAMLDLALPLQRFAPPAQIIDKTVYSAWSGTRLHKAFKDQGVDTLVVTGAETDVCVLSTVLGAIDLGYRIVVVSDGVCSSADQPHDHLLALYSDRFSLQVETAECQEVLEAWVA; via the coding sequence GTGACACGCGGCCTGAAGACGCGCATTCCGGAAACAGCGGCGCACCTTTGCATCGACATGCAGCGCATGTTCGTGGAAGGGACCGAATGGCATACGCCTTGGGCAGCCAAAACCCTTCCGGCCATCGAGGCGCTATGTTCTGCAAGGCCTGAAAGGCTGTGGTTCACCCGTTTCATCCCCGCCGCAACGCCCGATGAGGCGGGGGGCGCCTGGCGCGACTATTGGCGGCGTTGGTCGACCATGACGAAGAACGCTCTCGATCCTGCGATGTTGGATCTGGCGCTCCCGCTTCAGCGGTTCGCGCCGCCCGCCCAGATCATCGACAAGACGGTCTATTCCGCCTGGTCAGGCACACGCCTCCACAAGGCGTTCAAAGATCAGGGTGTCGATACGCTCGTCGTAACGGGGGCGGAAACTGACGTTTGCGTTCTCTCGACCGTGCTCGGAGCCATCGATCTGGGCTATCGCATCGTGGTGGTCAGCGACGGGGTCTGCAGTTCGGCTGATCAGCCTCACGACCACCTTTTGGCGCTCTACAGCGACCGCTTCAGTCTCCAGGTCGAAACTGCCGAATGCCAAGAGGTGCTGGAGGCCTGGGTGGCATGA
- a CDS encoding Crp/Fnr family transcriptional regulator — protein sequence MDEDLPPPIDSPSDAPGRLGEFVTLSSRERAALAGLLEPVQHWPRHHVLRHEAAEPSHLYLLTQGWVASSIALASGKQQIVKVHLPGDLLGAPSLCLTTTVDCLTAMTPIAVHAISRSRLIATFEAYPRIALSLFLSAQKERVALMESLAVVGQAPAHVRIAATLTNLFDRLSERGDAPGGMFHMPLTQRDLGDLIGITPVHVNRTLREMDRLNLIKRSDQTIFLLDVDRLRRIAGLPVRRYVSGPNRIASV from the coding sequence ATGGATGAGGACCTGCCGCCCCCAATCGATTCGCCATCCGATGCGCCGGGGCGGTTGGGGGAATTCGTCACTCTGTCATCTCGCGAGCGTGCAGCGCTGGCCGGGCTTCTCGAGCCGGTCCAGCATTGGCCTCGCCACCATGTATTACGTCACGAGGCGGCTGAACCTTCGCATCTCTATCTGCTGACCCAGGGCTGGGTCGCATCGTCCATCGCGCTTGCATCGGGCAAGCAGCAGATTGTGAAGGTCCATCTTCCGGGCGATCTCCTGGGAGCGCCGAGCTTGTGCCTGACGACAACGGTCGACTGCCTGACCGCCATGACGCCCATCGCTGTGCACGCGATATCGAGGTCCAGGCTGATAGCGACATTTGAGGCCTATCCGCGGATTGCGCTTTCGCTCTTTCTGAGCGCGCAGAAAGAGCGTGTCGCGTTGATGGAAAGTCTGGCCGTGGTTGGTCAGGCACCCGCACACGTTCGCATCGCCGCCACGCTGACCAATCTGTTCGATCGATTGTCCGAACGCGGCGATGCGCCGGGCGGCATGTTCCATATGCCTTTGACCCAGCGCGATCTCGGCGACCTGATCGGGATCACGCCGGTGCATGTGAACAGAACCCTTCGCGAAATGGATCGCCTGAATCTGATCAAACGGTCCGACCAGACGATTTTCCTGCTCGATGTTGATCGGCTTCGCCGTATCGCTGGGCTGCCCGTCAGGCGCTATGTGTCCGGTCCCAACCGGATCGCGAGCGTCTGA
- a CDS encoding arylesterase, with the protein MGNTEQVVTVLGDSLTAGYGLKPVESLPRQLAARLATHTPPVRIIGAGVSGDTTTDGLRRLDRDVPAQTDLCVVALGANDMMQLVPTDHVRDNLLSIIDKLQQRNIPVLLCGMRAPPWFGTYAWAFDAVYPEVARTANAPLMPFLMDGVALHPAYVLPDRIHPNAAGVGRMADALASHVRAALAALRTP; encoded by the coding sequence GTGGGCAATACTGAGCAGGTCGTAACGGTTCTCGGCGATTCCCTGACCGCCGGCTACGGCCTCAAGCCGGTTGAGAGCTTGCCGCGACAACTGGCGGCGCGACTGGCGACCCACACGCCCCCGGTTCGCATCATCGGCGCAGGCGTGTCCGGCGACACGACAACGGACGGTCTGAGACGGCTCGATCGGGACGTGCCGGCCCAGACGGATCTTTGCGTCGTCGCCCTGGGCGCCAACGACATGATGCAGCTGGTCCCGACCGATCACGTCAGGGATAACCTTCTGTCGATCATCGACAAACTCCAACAGCGCAACATCCCCGTTCTGCTGTGCGGCATGCGGGCGCCGCCCTGGTTCGGCACCTACGCCTGGGCGTTCGACGCAGTCTACCCCGAGGTCGCTCGAACGGCGAACGCGCCCCTGATGCCGTTCCTGATGGACGGTGTCGCGCTGCACCCAGCCTATGTCTTACCGGACCGGATCCATCCCAACGCCGCCGGCGTGGGGAGGATGGCCGACGCCCTCGCCTCCCATGTGCGCGCCGCTTTGGCGGCCTTGCGGACGCCGTGA
- a CDS encoding Crp/Fnr family transcriptional regulator encodes MTSVESLIDAKLHRLGDLSNDDRGRLEGLLSGRRRAAAGEALVEEGSRPTFSTLLLSGFVGRVSTLADGGRQITAISIPGDFIDLHGFLLKTMDHSLVALSDVTVAVVQHADLRRVTEHAPRLARALWLETLIDAAIHRQWLVALGRRDAGTRLGQLICELYLRLEAVALAHDHTFQCPLTQSDLADMLGMSSVHVNRSLKVLRDTGLVRWRNGQVWIDDWTALTERVAFDASYLDLKLSRSSSGAPIARRRTA; translated from the coding sequence ATGACGTCCGTGGAATCGCTCATCGACGCCAAGCTTCATCGCCTCGGCGACCTTTCGAACGACGATCGCGGACGGCTTGAGGGCCTCCTGAGTGGGCGCCGTCGCGCCGCAGCCGGCGAAGCCTTGGTGGAAGAGGGCAGTCGACCCACGTTCAGCACGCTGCTGCTCTCGGGATTTGTCGGCCGAGTCTCGACCCTGGCGGACGGCGGTCGTCAGATCACAGCAATCAGCATTCCCGGGGACTTCATCGATCTGCATGGCTTTCTTCTGAAAACGATGGATCACAGCCTTGTAGCCTTGTCTGACGTCACCGTCGCGGTTGTGCAGCACGCCGACTTGAGGCGCGTGACGGAACACGCCCCTCGTCTCGCGCGAGCGCTTTGGCTTGAAACGCTGATAGATGCGGCCATCCACCGACAGTGGCTGGTGGCGCTGGGACGCAGAGACGCAGGGACGCGACTGGGCCAGTTGATCTGTGAACTCTACCTCCGTCTGGAAGCCGTAGCCCTCGCCCACGACCACACCTTCCAATGCCCTCTGACCCAGTCGGACCTGGCGGACATGCTGGGGATGTCGAGCGTCCACGTGAACCGCTCGCTCAAGGTCCTTCGCGACACGGGCTTGGTACGATGGCGGAATGGTCAGGTGTGGATCGACGACTGGACGGCGCTGACCGAGCGCGTTGCCTTCGACGCCTCCTATCTCGATCTGAAGCTGTCTAGGTCCTCAAGCGGCGCGCCGATCGCGAGACGGCGGACGGCCTAA
- a CDS encoding exodeoxyribonuclease III: MRLVTFNINGVNRRLPNLLGWLEQVQPDVVCLQELKAADTQFPAAELEAAGYSAVWVGEPRWNGVAILSRIGAPVVTRRRLPGDADDRQARYIEAAVNGVLIGCLYLPNGNPRPGPKFDYKLAWARRLTAHAASLYSTEAPVILCGDYNVVPTDADIYNTRSWKTDALLQPESRAAFQSLLDQGWTDALRERFPHDRPPWTFWSYFREAWSRDAGLRIDHLLLNGLAAERLTDAGVDSAVRGVEGASDHAPAWIDLAD; encoded by the coding sequence ATGCGGCTCGTCACCTTCAACATCAACGGCGTCAATCGTCGCCTGCCCAACCTCCTCGGCTGGCTGGAACAGGTCCAGCCGGACGTGGTCTGCCTGCAGGAACTGAAGGCGGCCGACACGCAGTTCCCAGCCGCCGAGCTCGAGGCGGCCGGCTATAGCGCGGTCTGGGTCGGCGAACCGCGCTGGAACGGCGTCGCCATCCTGAGCCGGATCGGCGCGCCGGTCGTGACACGACGCCGGCTGCCCGGCGACGCCGACGACCGCCAGGCCCGTTATATCGAGGCGGCGGTCAATGGCGTGTTGATCGGCTGCCTCTATCTGCCTAACGGCAATCCCAGGCCCGGGCCCAAGTTCGACTATAAGCTGGCCTGGGCCCGACGGCTCACCGCTCACGCGGCGTCGCTATATTCGACCGAGGCGCCGGTCATTCTCTGCGGCGACTACAATGTCGTCCCGACCGACGCCGACATCTATAATACCCGCTCATGGAAAACCGACGCCCTGCTCCAACCCGAGAGCCGAGCCGCCTTCCAGAGCCTGCTCGACCAAGGCTGGACCGACGCCCTGCGCGAGCGCTTCCCGCACGATCGGCCGCCCTGGACCTTCTGGTCCTATTTCCGGGAGGCCTGGTCCCGCGACGCGGGTCTGCGGATCGACCACCTGCTGCTCAACGGACTTGCAGCCGAACGCCTGACCGACGCCGGGGTCGATAGCGCGGTCCGCGGCGTCGAGGGCGCCAGCGACCATGCGCCGGCCTGGATCGACCTCGCTGACTAA
- a CDS encoding Crp/Fnr family transcriptional regulator codes for MLDPATPSGETSPGLEPREEILSLWRAFDTLSFESRSRALRLGEIIPVVSGGPYRPDGEIAVVLEGCLLLDDGKRGTHCGVAAAGDLIDIAGGSPGLWLSNGLVYQAPVAAFCREAGEEGVQFLLSGGVKRLKAMETRLRCAMSHGSISRVASFLLDIHRATGSFEIALSQSNIGAMLSLRRSSINQACQSLRAAGALRTVRGRILLKDEAVLASVACCHYRSRSPAFAEAIAAEAA; via the coding sequence ATGCTCGATCCTGCGACACCGTCCGGCGAGACCTCGCCAGGTCTAGAGCCGCGCGAGGAAATTCTTTCGTTGTGGCGGGCGTTCGATACACTCTCCTTCGAAAGTCGCAGCCGTGCGCTGCGCCTTGGAGAGATCATTCCCGTCGTGTCGGGCGGACCCTATCGTCCGGATGGCGAGATCGCTGTCGTTCTTGAGGGTTGTCTCCTTCTCGATGACGGGAAAAGAGGAACCCATTGCGGCGTCGCTGCGGCGGGCGACCTGATCGACATCGCAGGGGGAAGCCCAGGGCTTTGGCTGTCGAACGGCTTGGTGTACCAAGCGCCCGTGGCGGCCTTCTGCCGGGAAGCGGGTGAGGAAGGCGTTCAATTTCTGCTTTCAGGCGGCGTCAAGCGATTGAAGGCGATGGAGACGCGTTTGAGGTGCGCCATGTCGCATGGGTCGATCTCTCGCGTCGCCAGCTTTCTTCTGGATATTCATCGCGCTACCGGCAGCTTCGAGATCGCGCTGTCGCAATCGAATATCGGAGCGATGCTGAGCCTGCGTCGATCCAGCATCAATCAGGCGTGTCAGAGCCTTCGCGCCGCCGGCGCCCTACGCACCGTGCGGGGACGAATTCTTTTGAAGGATGAGGCCGTTCTCGCGAGCGTGGCCTGCTGTCACTATCGTTCGCGGTCTCCAGCGTTCGCCGAAGCCATCGCGGCCGAGGCGGCCTAG
- a CDS encoding alpha-ketoglutarate-dependent dioxygenase AlkB — MTGLSQIDLFGDETLRTPVMEGFDYWADVLSAPEQAALVAALQTLAFKPYEHLGYLGHRRIAAFDRAAHGAGWPAFLSHLLARLAGRLDLDGAAFVQVLVNEYAPGAGIGWHRDRPVYGEILGLSLLAPCVMRLRRREGAGFLRRNAPLACGSAYRLSGEARAD, encoded by the coding sequence GTGACCGGCCTGTCTCAGATCGACCTGTTCGGCGATGAAACCCTACGCACGCCCGTCATGGAGGGATTCGACTATTGGGCCGACGTCCTGTCGGCGCCCGAACAGGCCGCGCTGGTCGCTGCGCTCCAGACCCTCGCGTTCAAGCCCTATGAGCATCTGGGCTACCTTGGCCATCGCCGGATCGCGGCCTTTGATCGAGCAGCCCACGGCGCGGGATGGCCGGCGTTCCTCTCGCACTTGCTGGCGCGCTTGGCGGGCCGGCTCGATCTTGACGGCGCGGCCTTTGTCCAGGTTCTGGTCAATGAATATGCCCCGGGCGCCGGCATCGGCTGGCATCGCGACCGCCCCGTCTACGGCGAGATCCTGGGCCTTTCCCTGCTGGCGCCCTGCGTGATGCGGCTGCGCCGTCGCGAGGGCGCAGGCTTTCTGCGTCGAAATGCGCCGCTGGCGTGCGGCTCGGCCTATCGGTTGTCTGGGGAGGCGCGCGCGGACTGA
- a CDS encoding manganese catalase family protein codes for MFMHNKRLMYTVRVSEPNPGLATLMLEQFGGPQGELAAAMRYFTQALADEDPGRKDMLLDIATEELSHLEVIGSIVSMLNRGVKGQLAEAAMEEADLYASLNSGGESHTTLILYGGAPALINSAGVPWTAAYIDSIGDPACDLRSNIAAESRAKIVYERLINCTDDPGVKDALNFLMTREVAHQKSFEKALYAMEPNFPAGKLVGLPAFADKYYDMSQGEGDVRGPWNEGEQWEFIDDREQQGAVDGGDGSASVSLGERDAAAVQAFAARTASDPDGNPVTGADLGAGPGAGTTTELIEDEGVT; via the coding sequence ATGTTCATGCACAACAAGCGCCTGATGTATACGGTCAGGGTATCCGAACCGAACCCGGGTCTCGCCACCCTGATGCTTGAACAATTCGGAGGGCCGCAGGGCGAGCTCGCCGCCGCCATGCGCTACTTCACCCAGGCTTTGGCGGATGAAGATCCGGGCCGCAAAGACATGCTGCTCGACATCGCCACGGAGGAGTTGAGCCACCTCGAGGTTATCGGCTCGATCGTGTCCATGCTGAACCGGGGGGTCAAGGGCCAGTTGGCGGAAGCCGCGATGGAGGAGGCGGATCTATACGCCTCGCTGAACAGCGGCGGTGAAAGCCATACGACCTTGATTCTCTATGGCGGCGCGCCTGCCCTGATCAACTCCGCCGGTGTCCCGTGGACCGCCGCCTACATCGACTCGATCGGCGATCCCGCCTGCGACCTACGCTCCAACATCGCCGCCGAGTCCCGGGCCAAGATCGTCTATGAACGTCTGATCAACTGCACGGACGATCCCGGCGTGAAGGACGCGTTGAACTTCCTGATGACGCGCGAGGTGGCGCATCAGAAGTCCTTCGAGAAGGCCCTCTACGCCATGGAGCCGAACTTCCCGGCAGGCAAGCTGGTCGGCCTGCCTGCCTTCGCTGACAAATACTACGACATGTCCCAAGGGGAGGGCGATGTCCGCGGACCTTGGAATGAGGGGGAGCAATGGGAGTTCATCGACGACCGTGAACAGCAGGGCGCCGTGGACGGCGGCGACGGCTCCGCCAGCGTCTCACTGGGCGAACGGGACGCCGCCGCTGTCCAGGCCTTCGCGGCCCGAACAGCCTCTGACCCCGACGGCAATCCTGTGACCGGGGCTGATCTAGGGGCGGGACCTGGGGCAGGGACCACGACCGAACTGATCGAGGACGAAGGCGTCACTTAA
- a CDS encoding hemerythrin domain-containing protein codes for MSLIDKALAAVTPQPDDETRKAATEKARAASQAGDWLSLVLDHHDSIRAAFASGRTAKTAVERNAARNALAVVLNGHALAEELVLYPALGQAGEKMHAAHAYLEQTTTKAQMAELENIAPSKTAWLEKWAHIEGAVLTHMFEEESDWFLTLKAKGHHQIRLASRYAKEFERYAGAPQSRAA; via the coding sequence ATGTCCCTCATCGACAAAGCGCTCGCCGCCGTCACCCCGCAGCCTGACGACGAGACGCGCAAGGCGGCGACGGAAAAGGCCCGCGCCGCCTCCCAGGCGGGAGACTGGCTTTCGCTGGTGCTCGATCATCACGACTCGATCCGCGCGGCCTTCGCCAGCGGCCGAACCGCCAAGACCGCCGTCGAAAGAAACGCCGCTCGCAATGCGCTCGCCGTCGTGCTGAACGGCCATGCGCTGGCCGAGGAGCTGGTCCTCTATCCCGCCCTCGGCCAGGCCGGCGAAAAGATGCACGCGGCCCACGCCTATCTCGAGCAGACGACTACCAAGGCTCAGATGGCGGAGCTTGAAAACATCGCACCCTCAAAGACCGCCTGGCTGGAAAAATGGGCGCACATCGAAGGCGCCGTTCTCACCCATATGTTCGAAGAAGAGAGCGATTGGTTCCTGACGCTGAAGGCCAAGGGTCACCACCAGATCCGTCTGGCCTCGCGTTACGCCAAAGAGTTCGAACGCTACGCTGGCGCGCCCCAGTCTCGAGCCGCCTGA
- the dinB gene encoding DNA polymerase IV — protein sequence MSGVATRKIVHVDMDAFFASVEQRDDPALRGRPVAVGHAAARGVVAAASYEARRFGVRSAMPSTTALRKCPDLVFAPPRFEVYRAVSAQIHAIFADYTDLIEPLSLDEAYLDVTSDRRGLGTASATAEAIRRRILEETGLTASAGISYNKFLAKLASDQNKPNGRFVVAPGRGEAFVEDLPVRRFHGVGPVTAAKMEGLGIRTGADLRRQSLAFLQHHFGKSGPWYYAIARGQDDRAVNPDRTRKSSGSETTFATDLTDPDAIEAGVAAMGDDVWAWCEKTGSRGRTVTVKVKWADFQQSTRSRSLSEPVASRQALHEVSRVLVRSLYPPDRGVRLVGVSLSNLQTTGAAANELALS from the coding sequence ATGTCTGGCGTCGCCACCCGCAAGATCGTCCATGTGGACATGGACGCCTTCTTCGCCTCCGTCGAACAGAGGGACGATCCGGCCCTGCGCGGACGGCCGGTGGCGGTGGGGCACGCGGCGGCGCGCGGCGTGGTCGCCGCCGCCAGCTATGAGGCGCGGCGGTTCGGGGTGCGCTCGGCCATGCCCTCCACAACCGCCCTGCGCAAATGCCCGGACCTCGTCTTCGCCCCGCCGCGCTTCGAGGTCTATCGCGCGGTCTCGGCGCAGATCCATGCGATCTTCGCCGACTACACCGACCTGATCGAGCCCCTGTCGCTGGACGAGGCTTATCTCGATGTGACTTCAGATCGGCGCGGCCTGGGGACCGCCTCGGCGACGGCGGAGGCGATTCGGCGGCGGATCCTCGAGGAGACCGGCCTGACGGCCTCGGCCGGGATTTCGTACAACAAGTTTCTGGCCAAGCTGGCGTCGGACCAGAACAAGCCGAACGGCCGATTTGTGGTGGCGCCCGGGCGCGGCGAGGCCTTCGTCGAGGATTTGCCGGTCCGGCGGTTCCACGGCGTGGGACCGGTGACGGCCGCCAAGATGGAAGGGCTAGGGATCCGCACCGGCGCGGATCTGCGCCGGCAGTCCCTGGCCTTTCTCCAGCACCATTTCGGCAAGTCCGGGCCTTGGTACTACGCCATCGCGCGCGGGCAGGACGACCGGGCGGTCAATCCGGACCGGACGCGCAAATCGAGCGGGTCGGAGACGACCTTCGCCACCGACCTGACCGATCCGGACGCGATCGAGGCCGGGGTGGCGGCCATGGGCGACGATGTCTGGGCCTGGTGCGAGAAGACCGGTAGTCGGGGACGGACGGTGACCGTCAAGGTCAAATGGGCCGACTTCCAGCAATCGACGCGAAGCCGGTCCCTTTCCGAGCCTGTGGCCTCCCGCCAAGCCCTGCACGAGGTCAGTCGGGTGCTGGTCCGGTCCCTCTACCCGCCAGACCGGGGCGTGCGCCTGGTCGGGGTAAGCCTGTCCAATCTGCAGACGACCGGCGCTGCGGCGAACGAACTGGCCCTGTCGTGA
- a CDS encoding zinc-dependent alcohol dehydrogenase gives MRALTWHGKHNVQVDTVPDPQIVNPRDAIIKITATAICGSDLHLYDSVIPGMSNGDILGHEFMGEVVEIGRGNTSLQVGQKVVVPFVIACGSCFHCGKQQFSACDNSNPADKSDASEIAYGYPAAGLFGYSHLTGGYAGGQAEYVRVPYSDIGPIVVPDGIEDERVLFLSDIFPTGWMAAENAEIEPGDTVAIWGCGPVGLFAIKSARLMGAGRIIAIDHHPRRLELAKANGAEVLNYHEVKVREALMEMTAGIGPDACIDAVGMEAHGFSPDNIIDAVKQETKLGTDRQHVLRETIMACRKGGRVSIPGVYGGIGDKLPIGALMQKGLTIKTGQTHVQKYLPQLLELVMDGKIDTTDLISHRLPLEQAPEAYKNFHDNPNEWTKVVLKPHG, from the coding sequence ATGCGCGCCCTGACTTGGCACGGCAAACACAATGTTCAGGTGGACACGGTCCCCGATCCCCAGATCGTCAATCCCCGCGATGCGATCATCAAGATTACGGCGACCGCCATCTGCGGATCGGACCTGCACCTCTACGATAGCGTGATCCCCGGCATGTCCAATGGCGACATCCTCGGCCACGAGTTCATGGGCGAGGTTGTCGAGATCGGCCGTGGCAACACCAGCCTTCAGGTCGGCCAGAAGGTCGTCGTGCCCTTCGTGATCGCCTGCGGCTCCTGCTTCCATTGCGGCAAGCAGCAGTTCTCGGCCTGCGACAACTCCAATCCCGCCGACAAGTCTGACGCATCCGAGATCGCCTACGGTTACCCGGCTGCCGGCCTGTTCGGCTATTCGCACCTGACCGGCGGCTATGCGGGCGGCCAGGCGGAATATGTCCGCGTCCCCTATTCCGACATCGGCCCGATCGTGGTGCCGGACGGAATCGAGGATGAGCGGGTCCTGTTCCTGTCCGACATCTTCCCCACGGGTTGGATGGCGGCCGAGAACGCCGAGATCGAGCCCGGCGACACGGTGGCGATCTGGGGCTGCGGCCCCGTCGGTCTGTTCGCCATCAAGAGCGCCAGATTGATGGGCGCCGGTCGCATCATCGCCATCGACCATCATCCGCGCCGACTGGAGCTCGCCAAGGCGAACGGCGCGGAAGTCCTCAACTATCATGAGGTCAAGGTTCGCGAAGCCCTGATGGAGATGACCGCCGGCATCGGGCCGGACGCCTGCATCGACGCGGTCGGCATGGAGGCGCATGGCTTTTCGCCCGACAACATCATCGATGCGGTTAAGCAGGAAACGAAGCTGGGCACGGATCGCCAACATGTCCTGCGCGAGACGATCATGGCGTGTCGCAAGGGCGGCCGGGTATCGATCCCCGGCGTGTATGGCGGAATCGGCGACAAGCTGCCGATCGGCGCCCTCATGCAGAAGGGTCTGACGATCAAGACCGGCCAGACCCATGTGCAGAAATACCTGCCCCAGCTCCTTGAGCTCGTCATGGACGGCAAGATCGACACGACGGATCTGATCAGCCATCGCCTGCCGCTTGAGCAGGCGCCAGAGGCTTACAAGAACTTCCACGACAATCCGAACGAATGGACGAAGGTCGTGCTGAAGCCGCACGGCTGA
- a CDS encoding SRPBCC family protein, with translation MSAPLSTDADVQSPAFHDDDYVEGAYDSTSIQAVMINQPRQRLYDYWRDFRNLPSFMENVRSVDLLDDLRSSWSVAGPAGAEIELVSEITEDRPGEYIAWRSTEDSDVDHEGWIAFRDNAFGRGTEVRVLISYDPPAGAVGKLVAKVMQREPRVQARRELRRFKQLMETGEISTSKAPDAAPRADRHF, from the coding sequence ATGTCCGCCCCCCTTTCGACAGACGCCGACGTCCAGTCACCAGCCTTCCACGACGACGACTATGTGGAAGGCGCCTACGACTCCACCAGCATCCAGGCCGTCATGATCAACCAGCCTCGTCAACGGCTTTATGACTACTGGCGCGACTTCCGAAACCTGCCCAGTTTCATGGAGAATGTGAGGTCGGTGGATCTTCTGGACGACCTCCGATCAAGTTGGAGCGTTGCAGGTCCGGCCGGTGCGGAGATCGAGCTTGTCAGCGAGATCACCGAAGATCGTCCCGGCGAATACATCGCCTGGCGGTCGACCGAGGACAGCGATGTCGATCACGAGGGCTGGATCGCGTTTCGCGACAACGCCTTCGGCCGCGGAACCGAGGTGCGTGTCCTGATCAGCTACGACCCGCCGGCGGGCGCCGTCGGCAAACTGGTCGCCAAGGTGATGCAGCGCGAGCCCCGGGTCCAGGCCCGGCGCGAGCTGCGACGTTTCAAACAGCTGATGGAAACGGGCGAAATCTCGACGTCCAAAGCTCCCGACGCGGCGCCGCGCGCCGACCGTCATTTCTGA